In a genomic window of Paramicrobacterium chengjingii:
- a CDS encoding glycosyltransferase family 2 protein, protein MTRPGPLEDARPGAHDVWVVIPLYNEVSVIETVIRDLHQKFTNVVCIDDGSSDGSAEVARRAGAKVLTHPVNLGQGASLQTGFEYVLTQPGARYVVTFDADGQHRLEDAVNMVALARADDLAIVFGSRFLDKRTNPGTAKRIILKTAVWVTNMTTGLKLTDAHNGLRVIRTDALARIGLVQDRMAHATEIVLKLGRTKLPWREYPVELLYTDYSKAKGQSVLNSINILVDLIVR, encoded by the coding sequence ATGACGCGACCTGGACCCCTTGAAGACGCTCGTCCTGGCGCACACGACGTATGGGTTGTCATTCCGCTCTACAACGAAGTCAGCGTCATCGAGACGGTGATTCGCGATCTTCACCAAAAATTCACCAACGTTGTCTGCATCGACGACGGAAGCTCTGATGGTTCTGCAGAGGTTGCTCGCCGTGCAGGTGCGAAAGTACTGACGCATCCGGTTAATCTCGGTCAGGGAGCGTCGCTGCAGACGGGATTCGAGTATGTTCTGACGCAACCGGGCGCGCGTTACGTCGTCACTTTCGATGCCGACGGGCAGCACCGCCTCGAAGATGCAGTGAACATGGTAGCCCTTGCGCGTGCTGACGACCTCGCCATCGTGTTCGGCTCACGGTTTCTCGATAAGCGCACGAATCCAGGAACGGCAAAGCGGATCATTCTCAAGACGGCCGTGTGGGTGACGAACATGACGACGGGTCTGAAGCTCACCGACGCACACAACGGTCTCCGCGTCATCCGCACGGATGCTCTGGCTCGCATCGGGTTGGTACAGGATCGCATGGCTCACGCAACCGAGATCGTGCTTAAGCTCGGTCGCACAAAGCTGCCCTGGCGGGAGTACCCGGTTGAGCTGCTGTACACCGACTACTCGAAGGCGAAGGGGCAATCAGTGCTGAACTCGATTAACATCCTCGTCGACCTGATCGTTCGTTAG